The Nitrospira sp. KM1 genome includes a window with the following:
- a CDS encoding CoA-binding protein — translation MAYDDPNVIESILRTCSTIAVVGASSKPSRPSYHVFEYMKSHGYSVIPINPHETMILGEEVFPSMEAVGTPIDLVDIFRRPEEVLSVVRMAITRKAKAVWMQEGVINQAAASLAVSAGLMVVMNRCWMKEHFARSVRG, via the coding sequence ATGGCATACGACGATCCCAACGTCATCGAATCGATTCTCCGAACCTGCAGCACAATTGCGGTCGTCGGCGCGTCCTCAAAACCGTCGCGCCCATCCTATCATGTCTTCGAGTACATGAAGTCTCATGGCTATTCCGTCATACCGATCAATCCACATGAAACAATGATCTTGGGTGAAGAGGTCTTTCCTAGTATGGAAGCGGTCGGCACTCCCATTGACCTCGTCGATATTTTTAGAAGGCCTGAAGAAGTGCTTTCTGTCGTGCGCATGGCCATTACCAGAAAGGCAAAGGCTGTCTGGATGCAGGAGGGAGTGATCAATCAGGCAGCGGCCTCACTCGCCGTGTCGGCCGGCCTGATGGTCGTCATGAATCGTTGTTGGATGAAAGAACACTTCGCTCGATCTGTGCGTGGATAA
- a CDS encoding DUF4112 domain-containing protein — protein MDNRSSESDPKHSGAQRQTIAATVELLVRMLDTTVKIPGTNLYLGLDPLIGLIPGIGDLLANLLGTVILGLAAKLQVPRIVLFRMSLNLLINGVLGAVPFIGDLFSVWFRSHSRNAELLRQALATPARSTGYDWLFVIGVIGGTIFLMACLITGILWIAVKIWSSIVQ, from the coding sequence GTGGATAACCGCTCTTCAGAGTCCGACCCGAAGCATTCTGGTGCTCAGCGCCAGACAATCGCCGCCACAGTTGAATTGTTGGTGAGAATGCTGGATACGACAGTCAAAATTCCAGGAACAAATCTCTATCTTGGGCTTGATCCTCTCATAGGGTTGATCCCGGGTATTGGAGATTTATTGGCCAATTTACTTGGAACCGTGATTTTGGGACTGGCAGCCAAGCTGCAGGTTCCACGAATCGTATTATTCCGAATGAGTCTGAACTTGCTGATCAATGGGGTGCTTGGAGCGGTCCCTTTTATCGGAGATCTCTTCTCCGTCTGGTTCCGAAGCCATTCGAGAAATGCCGAGCTGCTGCGACAAGCGCTGGCAACGCCTGCGCGCAGCACAGGCTACGACTGGCTCTTTGTCATTGGCGTGATCGGCGGTACGATTTTCCTTATGGCATGTCTGATCACCGGCATCCTTTGGATCGCGGTGAAGATATGGTCGTCAATCGTCCAATGA
- the msrB gene encoding peptide-methionine (R)-S-oxide reductase MsrB: MPPKVEIGPIVKVVKTDEEWKRVLAPQAYRVLRHEDTERPFTNNFHDNKLAGVYRCAGCDLPLFSSEHKFDSGTGWPSFWQPLAPEVVDTTTDFKLIFPRTEVHCARCEGHQGHIFKDGPKPTGLRYCINGAALKFVPV, encoded by the coding sequence ATGCCCCCAAAGGTGGAAATCGGTCCGATTGTGAAGGTGGTCAAGACCGACGAGGAATGGAAGCGTGTGCTTGCTCCCCAGGCCTATCGCGTGTTGCGGCACGAAGACACCGAGAGGCCGTTCACCAATAACTTTCATGACAATAAGCTAGCCGGTGTCTATCGTTGTGCAGGATGCGATTTGCCGCTCTTTTCCTCCGAGCACAAGTTTGATAGCGGTACAGGATGGCCAAGCTTTTGGCAACCTCTGGCGCCCGAGGTGGTCGATACAACCACGGATTTCAAACTCATTTTTCCCAGAACCGAAGTGCATTGCGCGCGATGTGAGGGGCATCAAGGCCACATTTTCAAAGATGGTCCAAAACCGACGGGGCTGCGGTATTGTATCAATGGAGCCGCGCTTAAGTTTGTGCCGGTCTGA
- the lon gene encoding endopeptidase La: protein MSNHHLTVTLPVLPIKRTVLFPGILMPVTVGRERSVAAVNAALKTEDKTILVVAQRDPGTEDPRLEDLYTIGTKAVVKQIARSEDGTIHAFVQGLERVALVKAEQTAPYMLAQARRLELPMDQDREVQALHRAIQELVTDLPRLVQSPGIEEATASFRNEENPSSLAYRVASLLNLTVKEEQKLLESSSLVELLRSLYGSLSKEIQIMQLREKITSDAQAKIGKNQREYILREQLKAIQQELGEDESDESGLANLKRQIEEADLPDHVRKEVEREINRLGKVPPSSPDHQVLRTYLELVLELPWKKTSEEHLDLARVRQVLEDDHYGIKEVKERIVEHLAVLKLNPSAKAPILCLVGPPGVGKTSLGQSIARAMGRTFERFSLGGVHDEAELRGHRRTYVGALPGRIIQAMRRAGVNNPVLMLDEVDKMGRDFRGDPAAALLEVLDPAQNHTFRDHYLDLPFDLSKVFFITTANTLDTISQPLLDRMEIIRIHGYSEREKSEIARRYLWPRRLREAGLDSFHVVFPDNVLDQVVTRYTREAGVRQLEQMLGRLTRKVALTFAELPEGQDRVPVTLEPAMLSEWLGPERFMPEEARKNIPVGVATGLAWTPTGGDVLYIETTLLPGSHDLTLTGQLGDVMQESARAARSYLWSHAEEMGLDISRFKRNGVHIHVPSGAIPKDGPSAGITMATALASAYVGRPVRSDTAMTGEISLSGLVLPVGGIKEKVLAAHRAGSKRIILPKANEKDLREVPEEVRSDLTFILVERIEQVLPAAFNHEAGSHKITAEHPVQASN, encoded by the coding sequence ATGAGCAATCATCATCTCACTGTGACTCTACCTGTATTGCCGATCAAACGCACGGTGTTGTTTCCAGGAATATTAATGCCCGTCACCGTTGGCCGGGAGCGATCGGTTGCCGCCGTCAACGCTGCTCTCAAGACAGAAGACAAGACCATTTTAGTGGTCGCCCAACGCGATCCCGGAACCGAGGATCCGCGCTTGGAAGATCTGTACACGATCGGTACGAAAGCCGTTGTGAAACAGATTGCGCGCTCGGAGGACGGCACGATCCACGCGTTTGTCCAGGGTCTTGAACGCGTGGCCTTGGTAAAGGCCGAGCAGACCGCTCCCTACATGCTCGCACAGGCCCGGAGGCTCGAATTACCGATGGACCAGGACCGTGAGGTTCAGGCACTGCACCGTGCCATACAGGAGCTTGTCACCGATCTTCCCCGATTAGTGCAGAGCCCGGGCATTGAAGAGGCTACCGCCTCGTTCCGCAACGAAGAAAATCCGTCGTCCTTGGCCTATCGAGTGGCCTCCCTGCTGAATCTGACCGTAAAAGAGGAACAAAAACTCCTGGAGAGTTCTTCTCTCGTAGAACTTTTGCGATCCTTGTACGGCTCGCTCTCAAAAGAAATTCAGATCATGCAGTTGCGTGAGAAGATCACGAGTGACGCGCAGGCGAAAATCGGCAAGAACCAGCGGGAATACATTCTCCGAGAGCAACTAAAAGCTATTCAGCAAGAGCTTGGCGAAGATGAGAGCGACGAAAGCGGTCTTGCCAACCTCAAGAGGCAGATTGAAGAGGCCGATCTTCCCGATCACGTTCGTAAGGAGGTCGAACGGGAGATCAATCGGCTGGGTAAGGTTCCGCCTTCGTCTCCGGATCATCAAGTGCTTCGAACGTATCTGGAGCTGGTGCTGGAATTGCCGTGGAAAAAAACGTCAGAGGAACATCTGGATCTGGCCAGAGTCCGGCAGGTGCTGGAAGATGATCATTATGGCATTAAAGAGGTGAAAGAGAGGATTGTCGAACATCTGGCAGTGCTCAAGCTGAATCCATCCGCAAAAGCTCCCATACTCTGCCTCGTCGGACCGCCTGGCGTCGGAAAGACGAGCCTCGGTCAATCGATTGCGCGAGCGATGGGAAGAACGTTCGAGCGATTCAGTCTGGGTGGCGTCCATGATGAGGCGGAGTTGCGCGGACATCGGCGCACCTACGTCGGGGCCCTGCCCGGCCGGATTATCCAGGCTATGCGCCGTGCCGGCGTCAACAATCCGGTTCTGATGCTCGACGAAGTGGATAAGATGGGTCGAGATTTTCGCGGAGATCCTGCTGCAGCATTGCTGGAGGTTCTCGACCCGGCGCAAAATCACACGTTTCGCGATCACTATCTGGATCTGCCGTTCGACCTTTCAAAGGTCTTTTTCATCACGACGGCGAACACGCTCGATACGATCAGCCAGCCTCTGCTCGATCGAATGGAGATCATTCGTATTCACGGATACAGCGAGCGGGAGAAGTCGGAAATCGCCCGCCGCTATCTCTGGCCGCGACGCTTGCGAGAGGCCGGGCTGGATTCTTTCCATGTTGTGTTCCCTGACAATGTCTTGGACCAAGTGGTCACGCGATACACTAGAGAAGCCGGCGTTCGCCAGCTGGAACAAATGCTTGGACGGTTGACCCGTAAAGTGGCGCTGACCTTTGCCGAGCTTCCCGAGGGTCAGGACAGAGTGCCAGTCACACTCGAGCCGGCTATGCTTTCCGAATGGCTCGGTCCGGAACGGTTCATGCCGGAGGAGGCAAGAAAAAATATCCCGGTCGGCGTAGCCACCGGGTTGGCATGGACACCTACGGGAGGCGACGTACTGTACATCGAAACGACGCTTCTCCCAGGAAGTCATGATCTGACACTGACAGGGCAGCTCGGGGATGTCATGCAGGAATCCGCGAGAGCTGCGCGAAGCTATCTATGGTCTCACGCCGAAGAAATGGGTCTGGACATTTCGCGCTTCAAGCGAAATGGCGTGCATATCCACGTTCCGTCCGGCGCCATCCCGAAGGATGGACCTTCGGCGGGGATTACCATGGCCACGGCCTTGGCCTCCGCGTATGTCGGAAGGCCGGTTCGAAGTGATACCGCGATGACTGGAGAGATCAGTCTGAGTGGATTAGTTCTACCGGTGGGCGGTATCAAGGAAAAAGTCTTGGCCGCGCACAGGGCTGGAAGCAAGCGAATCATTCTGCCGAAGGCCAACGAGAAGGACCTCAGGGAGGTGCCGGAAGAAGTACGCTCGGACTTGACGTTCATACTGGTCGAACGCATTGAGCAGGTCTTGCCGGCGGCATTCAATCATGAAGCCGGGTCGCACAAAATCACGGCGGAACACCCCGTTCAAGCGTCGAACTAA
- a CDS encoding class I SAM-dependent RNA methyltransferase: MGVSETNRVEGGVGFHAPWTIMYRINLHSRLASRILWKVGYASYRTEHDIYRAAYGLSWPDWFTPAQTIKVKVSAHRCPLSSLDFVTLRIKDAVCDKFVAVRGRRPTVNTHMPDIRLDAFLDEESITLYLDTSGEGLFKRGHRAMSVDAPIRENLAAGLLQLAGWTPQDTLLDPMCGSGTIPLEAALFARHIAPGLSRRFAFERLIVHDHAQWNQVRYAARAAQHSRIPSVVYASDHDGAAISVAQRTFRNAGVETDIRLRQSELLDLDAPDKQGILVINPPYGVRLRSRDQLEDFYPKMGDWLKQRFMGWRAYILTADLRLPKLIGLAPSKRTPLFNGSLECRFYEFKIVEGPMRKQARLARATAKTM, encoded by the coding sequence TTGGGTGTATCCGAGACCAACAGGGTCGAGGGTGGAGTCGGTTTCCACGCGCCGTGGACGATCATGTATCGAATCAATCTGCATAGCCGCCTTGCCAGTCGGATTCTCTGGAAGGTGGGTTATGCGTCCTACCGCACGGAGCACGACATCTACCGCGCGGCATACGGGCTGTCTTGGCCTGACTGGTTCACACCCGCACAAACTATAAAGGTAAAGGTCAGTGCGCACCGTTGCCCCCTTTCGAGCCTTGATTTTGTCACCCTTCGGATCAAGGACGCCGTGTGTGACAAGTTCGTCGCGGTCCGTGGTAGGCGCCCCACCGTGAATACTCACATGCCGGACATTCGGCTCGATGCATTTCTCGACGAGGAATCGATTACCTTGTACCTGGACACATCAGGTGAGGGACTGTTTAAGCGCGGCCATCGCGCCATGTCGGTGGACGCGCCAATTCGTGAAAATCTGGCGGCAGGGCTTCTACAATTAGCAGGCTGGACGCCGCAGGACACCTTGCTCGATCCCATGTGTGGCAGCGGTACCATTCCACTCGAAGCGGCATTGTTCGCGCGACACATTGCTCCGGGGCTTTCGCGGCGGTTTGCCTTCGAGCGGTTGATTGTGCACGACCACGCGCAGTGGAACCAGGTGCGGTATGCTGCGCGTGCTGCTCAACACTCGAGGATACCTTCGGTCGTCTATGCCTCGGATCATGATGGGGCCGCGATCAGCGTCGCACAGCGTACGTTTCGTAATGCGGGAGTGGAAACTGATATCAGACTCCGACAGAGCGAACTGCTCGACCTCGATGCTCCTGACAAGCAGGGAATCTTGGTAATTAACCCCCCATATGGTGTTCGTTTGCGAAGCCGTGATCAACTCGAAGATTTCTACCCAAAGATGGGAGACTGGCTCAAACAACGCTTTATGGGATGGCGCGCCTATATTCTGACCGCTGATCTTCGCCTGCCCAAATTGATTGGCCTGGCTCCGTCCAAGAGGACCCCGCTGTTCAACGGGTCGCTGGAGTGTCGCTTCTACGAATTCAAGATTGTGGAAGGGCCTATGCGAAAGCAGGCTCGATTGGCACGTGCTACCGCGAAGACGATGTAG
- a CDS encoding NUDIX hydrolase, giving the protein MNFCSACGKPVSQKIPPGDNRLRFVCGSCQVIHYHNPKIVAGCIPQWEDQILLCRRAIEPKSGLWTFPAGFMEIGESAEQAALRETVEEARADVVLTTLHSVLSLPRIGQVYIVFAGKMLSKRFEAGIESLEVQLFRLSDIPWDQIAFTVVSEALQHYVEDVARGSFTLHVASVPDQIVS; this is encoded by the coding sequence ATGAATTTCTGCAGCGCCTGCGGCAAACCCGTGTCGCAGAAGATCCCGCCGGGCGACAATCGATTGAGATTTGTCTGCGGTTCATGTCAAGTCATTCATTACCACAACCCTAAGATCGTCGCCGGCTGCATTCCCCAGTGGGAAGACCAGATCCTCCTCTGCCGCCGCGCAATCGAGCCGAAATCCGGCCTGTGGACGTTTCCTGCCGGCTTCATGGAAATCGGCGAAAGCGCCGAACAGGCTGCGTTGCGAGAAACGGTCGAGGAAGCCAGGGCCGATGTCGTGCTGACCACTCTACACTCGGTGCTGAGTTTGCCGCGAATCGGCCAAGTCTATATCGTATTCGCGGGCAAGATGCTGTCAAAACGATTCGAAGCGGGCATCGAAAGTCTTGAGGTGCAGCTGTTTCGTCTTTCCGACATTCCCTGGGATCAGATCGCGTTTACCGTCGTCAGCGAAGCCTTGCAGCATTACGTTGAAGATGTTGCCCGGGGGTCGTTCACGCTTCACGTCGCAAGCGTGCCTGATCAGATTGTCTCATGA
- a CDS encoding type II toxin-antitoxin system RelE/ParE family toxin, with amino-acid sequence MAWYRMAFHPLIVQDLRGLDSAMAQRLFDKTKWIASNIANLRHENAEPGLAGVFKYAVNDWRIFYRIDETDELVLIEAIVPSEQCRPRCGGSSPS; translated from the coding sequence ATGGCCTGGTATAGAATGGCGTTCCATCCCTTAATTGTCCAAGATCTACGCGGACTGGACTCTGCCATGGCGCAGCGTTTGTTCGACAAAACGAAGTGGATCGCCTCAAACATTGCCAATTTACGTCACGAAAATGCTGAACCGGGTTTGGCAGGCGTCTTCAAATATGCGGTCAACGATTGGCGGATATTTTATCGGATCGACGAGACCGATGAACTCGTACTCATTGAGGCAATAGTTCCGAGCGAGCAATGTCGTCCACGGTGCGGGGGCTCCTCTCCGTCATGA
- a CDS encoding PilZ domain-containing protein → MVTRKFKRFAVAMSSTVIHKDQFKHQGSVRDLSAKGCRIESLIKPFTGMQMSLLLHVSGASQPIRIDNAAIRWCGAHGMGMEFLSIAPADSARLGLLLKELEARPIPT, encoded by the coding sequence ATGGTCACAAGGAAGTTCAAGCGATTTGCCGTCGCCATGAGCAGTACGGTGATTCACAAGGACCAGTTCAAACATCAAGGGTCGGTGCGAGACCTGTCGGCAAAAGGCTGTCGGATCGAAAGCTTGATTAAACCTTTCACCGGTATGCAAATGAGCCTGCTGCTTCACGTCAGCGGAGCCTCTCAGCCGATTAGAATTGACAATGCTGCCATACGGTGGTGCGGTGCTCACGGGATGGGAATGGAGTTTTTGTCGATTGCGCCCGCCGACTCGGCTCGTCTAGGATTACTGCTGAAGGAACTGGAAGCCCGTCCCATTCCCACGTAA
- a CDS encoding A/G-specific adenine glycosylase, producing the protein MKPEKTSSIPESRAPVRASKPSTVPRRLKHRFQRRLLSWYAKHGRDLPWRRTTNPYHILISEVMLQQTQVDRVVPKYHEFVTRYPSLKDLAKAAVQDVKKTWYPLGYNIRPVRLHSIACETVERYGGQLPKEADELLSFKGIGRYTAGAIRSFAFNEDAPILDTNVIRVLHRVFIAKGEPKNSKAALWALSESLIPKGKGYDFNQALMDFGATCCTARNPSCRRCPMRPICRTYPFGSGKTD; encoded by the coding sequence ATGAAACCCGAAAAAACGTCATCCATTCCAGAATCCCGTGCGCCTGTCAGGGCTTCCAAGCCCTCCACGGTTCCCCGTCGATTGAAACATCGATTTCAGCGGCGGCTGCTCTCCTGGTATGCAAAGCATGGAAGAGACCTGCCTTGGCGACGGACGACCAATCCTTACCACATCCTCATTTCAGAAGTGATGCTACAGCAAACTCAAGTCGATCGCGTCGTCCCCAAATATCACGAATTTGTTACTCGCTACCCATCGTTGAAGGATCTGGCAAAGGCGGCTGTACAGGACGTCAAAAAAACTTGGTATCCGCTTGGCTATAACATCAGGCCGGTGCGGTTACACAGCATTGCCTGCGAAACGGTTGAACGGTACGGAGGACAGCTTCCTAAGGAAGCGGATGAACTCCTTTCATTTAAGGGAATCGGGCGGTATACCGCGGGTGCCATTCGGTCGTTCGCCTTCAACGAAGACGCACCGATACTGGATACCAATGTGATTCGTGTTCTTCATCGGGTGTTCATCGCCAAAGGCGAACCGAAGAACTCGAAGGCCGCACTGTGGGCTTTGTCCGAATCCTTGATTCCGAAAGGAAAAGGCTACGATTTTAACCAAGCACTCATGGATTTTGGCGCCACCTGTTGTACGGCAAGAAATCCTTCCTGTCGACGCTGTCCCATGAGACCAATATGCAGGACGTATCCATTCGGATCCGGCAAAACAGATTAG
- a CDS encoding (deoxy)nucleoside triphosphate pyrophosphohydrolase, whose protein sequence is MNVIEVAAGLIEDHGRYLVAKRAPGVHLAGFWEFPGGKREAGESFEECLRRELHEELNVRIDLPVSFRIVRHAYPDKTVELHFFRCTIQEGTAVALGSSEIRWVYPHEMKHLSFPPADQTIVDALLQNDPGIRI, encoded by the coding sequence ATGAACGTGATAGAAGTGGCTGCCGGTCTGATCGAAGATCATGGGCGATATCTGGTGGCGAAGCGAGCGCCAGGCGTCCATCTCGCAGGATTCTGGGAATTCCCTGGTGGGAAACGAGAAGCAGGGGAAAGTTTCGAAGAATGTCTGAGGCGGGAATTGCATGAAGAGCTGAACGTGCGAATTGATCTTCCTGTTTCGTTCCGGATCGTTCGGCATGCGTATCCGGACAAGACGGTGGAACTGCATTTTTTTCGCTGCACAATACAAGAGGGAACAGCTGTCGCCCTCGGTAGTTCAGAAATTCGTTGGGTCTATCCCCATGAGATGAAACACCTGTCATTTCCTCCAGCAGACCAAACCATCGTGGACGCGCTGCTACAGAACGATCCGGGAATACGAATATGA
- a CDS encoding 3'-5' exonuclease, producing MKVVLDIETVQIPRNEWERLLGKPGCEPTESAEERFDLFSAGAAEEKRRAEDEQYAKSAFDGTFSTIVCIGMLEFSDQLEPRGAAAWVGNDERELLRQFWARLAQSRPSLFITHNGLGFDLPFIRKRSIINQVKPSMDINLAKFRTDPVYDTMAVWSNWDIRGWVKLDVLARALNVETKSGSGDQVAGMWEGGRGEELALYCLQDTYVTYACYCRMNFRQPLSREIILLQPEIVQVNGTC from the coding sequence ATGAAAGTCGTCCTGGACATTGAAACCGTTCAGATTCCGAGGAATGAATGGGAGAGATTGCTCGGGAAACCGGGTTGCGAACCTACTGAATCGGCAGAAGAGCGATTCGATCTTTTCTCTGCCGGCGCCGCAGAAGAGAAACGCCGTGCCGAAGATGAACAGTATGCCAAATCCGCATTCGATGGAACGTTCAGCACCATCGTGTGTATCGGAATGCTGGAGTTTTCAGATCAGCTTGAACCGCGCGGAGCGGCCGCGTGGGTGGGGAATGACGAACGAGAGCTCCTGCGCCAATTTTGGGCTAGACTGGCGCAGAGTCGGCCTTCACTATTCATCACGCACAATGGTCTCGGATTCGACCTGCCATTCATTCGAAAGCGTTCAATCATCAACCAGGTGAAACCGAGCATGGATATCAATTTGGCAAAATTCCGGACCGATCCGGTCTACGACACCATGGCTGTCTGGAGTAATTGGGATATAAGAGGATGGGTTAAACTTGATGTCTTGGCCCGCGCGCTGAATGTGGAGACCAAATCTGGTAGTGGCGATCAGGTTGCAGGAATGTGGGAAGGTGGACGGGGAGAAGAACTGGCGCTCTATTGCCTTCAGGATACCTATGTCACGTATGCGTGCTATTGTCGCATGAATTTTCGGCAGCCTCTCTCACGCGAGATCATCCTTCTCCAACCGGAGATCGTCCAGGTCAATGGAACTTGTTAA
- the miaB gene encoding tRNA (N6-isopentenyl adenosine(37)-C2)-methylthiotransferase MiaB, which produces MHVMSQKPAVPLVHIETFGCQMNEYDSELVRSLLKREGFQFTEDRECADVILMNTCAIRENAHNKVFTHLSDLRSVKKHRPLVVGVLGCMAQNLKAELPEKEPIVDVLAGPDSYRQLPQLITNAMTLQEQGVDQKRLAVELSEYETYDDIVPERNDGVNAWIAIMRGCDNFCSFCVVPYTRGRERSRNPKGILEEARLCAEQGFKQVTLLGQNVNSYSYDTWDFARLLLEVADVPGLERVRFTSPHPKDFPVDLLKAVSSHPNICKHIHLPVQSGNDRVLEMMNRTYTCSEYLSLVDRIRTMNTQIALTTDIIAGFCSETDEEFSDTIRLVETVRFHSAFIFKYSERKNTIAARKYRDDVPEAVKSERVTALVDLQRKISFDRNREYVGSVVNVLVEGNSKRSSDQGMGKTDGNITAVWEKNGTSVRPGDMVPLSIYDSSASTLYGIAQPQPSSP; this is translated from the coding sequence ATCCACGTTATGAGTCAGAAGCCAGCCGTTCCTTTGGTGCATATAGAAACCTTCGGATGTCAGATGAATGAATATGATTCAGAACTGGTTCGTTCGCTTCTGAAGCGCGAAGGGTTTCAGTTCACCGAAGATCGCGAGTGTGCCGATGTCATCCTCATGAATACCTGCGCGATTCGCGAAAATGCCCACAACAAGGTGTTTACCCATCTATCGGATCTGAGATCCGTCAAGAAGCACCGTCCGCTCGTCGTTGGAGTATTGGGATGTATGGCCCAGAATCTCAAGGCGGAATTGCCGGAGAAGGAACCGATTGTCGACGTGCTTGCAGGTCCAGATTCCTACAGGCAGTTGCCACAATTGATTACGAACGCAATGACATTGCAGGAACAAGGGGTTGATCAGAAACGATTGGCTGTCGAATTGTCGGAGTATGAGACCTACGATGATATCGTTCCGGAGAGGAACGACGGTGTCAACGCCTGGATCGCCATTATGCGCGGGTGTGACAATTTTTGTAGTTTTTGCGTTGTGCCCTACACGAGAGGTCGTGAGCGGTCACGTAACCCGAAAGGGATTCTTGAAGAAGCGCGCTTGTGTGCCGAACAAGGATTCAAGCAGGTGACGCTCCTTGGGCAAAATGTGAATTCCTACAGTTATGACACGTGGGATTTTGCACGTCTCTTATTGGAGGTGGCCGATGTGCCGGGACTCGAACGCGTGCGGTTTACCTCTCCGCATCCAAAGGACTTTCCTGTCGACCTATTGAAGGCCGTCTCATCTCATCCAAATATCTGCAAGCACATTCATCTGCCAGTGCAGTCCGGAAACGATCGAGTTTTGGAAATGATGAATCGTACGTACACCTGCTCGGAATATTTAAGTCTGGTCGATCGCATCAGGACGATGAATACACAGATTGCACTGACAACCGACATTATCGCAGGCTTCTGTTCGGAAACCGATGAAGAGTTTTCGGACACAATCCGTCTCGTCGAAACTGTAAGATTCCACTCCGCCTTTATCTTTAAATACTCGGAACGGAAAAATACGATTGCGGCCAGGAAGTACAGAGACGACGTGCCGGAAGCTGTAAAGTCTGAACGGGTTACGGCATTGGTTGATCTGCAGCGTAAGATTTCTTTTGACCGAAATCGTGAATATGTTGGCTCGGTCGTGAATGTATTGGTCGAAGGAAACTCAAAGCGCTCCTCTGATCAGGGGATGGGGAAAACGGACGGCAATATCACTGCGGTGTGGGAAAAGAACGGGACCAGTGTTCGACCGGGAGACATGGTCCCACTCTCGATATACGATTCATCCGCCTCAACGCTCTATGGCATTGCTCAACCTCAACCAAGCTCTCCATAA